One Chlorobaculum limnaeum genomic window carries:
- the glpK gene encoding glycerol kinase GlpK codes for MAILSIDQGTTGTTCMIYDRTGAVLARAYRELTQHYPQAGWVEHDPEEIWRTVAECVTEVRSLYPGKIEAVGITNQRETTVVWDRRSGQPVHRAIVWQCRRTAELCNRYRAEEEAIRAKTGLPLDAYFSATKIRWILDAHPEADSSHLLFGTIDTWLIWKLTGGDVHATDLTNASRTLLFDIHERRWSSDLCELFGVPQSMLPEVRPSMGGFGVVRAIAALDGVPVAGVAGDQQAALFGQCCFESGSVKNTYGTGCFMVMNTGDRCISSEHGLLTTLALDGAGRSCYAVEGSVFIGGAVMQWLRDGLQLIGSAAESEAIARSVESNGGVYLVPAFVGLGAPHWNMEARGAITGLTRGSSRAHIVRAALESIACQSHDVFRAMEADTGIEPQALTVDGGAVSNEFLMQFQADLLGVQVHRPCNVESTSLGAACLAGLEAGVWNSADELRSLNGVERVFTPAMPEGEREALLTGWQKALRQTLAS; via the coding sequence ATGGCCATTCTTTCCATCGACCAGGGCACGACCGGCACCACCTGCATGATCTACGACAGAACGGGCGCGGTGCTCGCACGCGCCTACCGCGAGCTGACGCAGCACTATCCGCAGGCGGGGTGGGTGGAACATGATCCCGAGGAGATTTGGCGGACGGTGGCGGAGTGCGTCACCGAGGTGCGGAGCTTGTATCCGGGGAAGATCGAGGCGGTCGGAATCACCAACCAGCGCGAGACCACCGTTGTGTGGGATCGCCGGAGCGGCCAACCGGTGCACCGCGCCATCGTCTGGCAGTGTCGCCGAACCGCTGAGTTGTGCAACCGCTACCGCGCCGAGGAGGAGGCGATCCGCGCGAAAACAGGCCTGCCGCTCGATGCCTACTTCAGCGCCACCAAGATTCGCTGGATTCTCGATGCGCATCCGGAGGCCGATTCGTCCCATCTTTTGTTCGGCACTATCGACACGTGGCTCATCTGGAAACTGACTGGCGGAGACGTTCACGCGACCGATTTGACCAACGCTTCGCGGACGCTACTCTTCGACATCCACGAGCGGCGCTGGTCGTCCGACCTGTGCGAGCTGTTCGGCGTGCCGCAGTCGATGCTGCCGGAGGTGCGGCCGTCGATGGGCGGCTTCGGCGTGGTGCGTGCGATTGCGGCGCTCGATGGCGTGCCGGTGGCGGGCGTGGCGGGCGACCAGCAGGCGGCGCTCTTCGGGCAGTGCTGCTTTGAGTCGGGGTCGGTCAAGAATACCTATGGCACCGGCTGCTTCATGGTGATGAACACGGGCGACAGGTGCATCAGTTCGGAGCACGGTCTCCTGACGACGCTCGCGCTCGATGGCGCGGGGCGGAGCTGCTACGCGGTGGAAGGCTCGGTGTTCATCGGCGGCGCGGTGATGCAGTGGCTGCGCGACGGCTTGCAGCTCATCGGCAGCGCCGCCGAATCGGAAGCGATCGCCCGCTCGGTGGAGTCCAATGGCGGCGTTTACCTCGTGCCCGCCTTCGTCGGCCTCGGCGCGCCGCACTGGAACATGGAGGCGCGGGGCGCGATCACCGGCCTGACGCGAGGCTCGTCGCGGGCGCACATCGTCCGCGCGGCGCTCGAATCGATTGCCTGCCAGTCGCACGACGTCTTCCGCGCGATGGAGGCCGATACCGGTATCGAGCCGCAGGCGCTCACCGTCGATGGCGGCGCGGTGAGCAACGAGTTTCTGATGCAGTTCCAGGCCGACCTGCTCGGCGTGCAGGTGCATCGCCCTTGCAACGTCGAATCGACCTCACTCGGAGCGGCCTGCCTCGCGGGCCTCGAAGCCGGAGTGTGGAACTCTGCCGACGAACTGCGGTCGCTCAACGGCGTCGAGCGGGTCTTCACTCCCGCAATGCCGGAGGGCGAACGGGAGGCGCTGCTGACGGGTTGGCAAAAAGCACTGAGGCAGACGTTGGCATCGTAA
- a CDS encoding putative DNA modification/repair radical SAM protein: MELQEKITILSGAARYDASCASSGCSNDTPRGGMGNTSQGGICHSWADDGRCISLLKILLSNDCRYDCAYCVNRSSNPVPRASFTAREVVDLTMEFYRRNYIEGLFLSSAVNVSPDHTMEAMVQVAEILRNEERFGGYIHLKVIPGSSPELVRRAGLAADRISVNIELPSSESLKRLAPQKSKEAILAPMKLIGAESGMSLVERRKSRKAPRFAPAGQSTQMIIGASPETDLQILRLSQGLYSRMNLKRVYYSAFVPVNEDNRLPVLAAPPLLREHRLYQADWLLRFYGFSAEEILSDDAPNLDESFDPKTAWALRNPGFFPVEVNRADYATLLRVPGIGVTSARRIIAARRFAPISPEGMKKIGVVMKRARYFITCSGRPFERVDQQPARLRQRLLLGDGSEPKLPRQLVLPGLG; the protein is encoded by the coding sequence ATGGAGCTTCAGGAGAAAATCACGATCCTTTCGGGGGCGGCGCGGTACGATGCTTCGTGCGCTTCGAGCGGTTGCAGCAACGATACGCCGCGCGGCGGAATGGGCAACACCTCGCAGGGGGGCATCTGCCATTCGTGGGCGGATGACGGGCGCTGCATTTCGCTCCTGAAAATCCTGCTCTCCAACGACTGCCGCTACGACTGCGCCTACTGCGTCAACCGCTCCTCCAACCCGGTGCCGCGTGCTTCGTTCACCGCAAGGGAGGTGGTCGATCTGACGATGGAGTTCTACCGGCGCAACTACATCGAGGGTTTGTTCCTCAGCTCGGCGGTCAACGTGAGTCCCGACCACACTATGGAGGCGATGGTGCAAGTGGCTGAAATCCTGCGCAACGAGGAGCGTTTCGGCGGCTACATCCACCTCAAAGTCATTCCCGGCAGCAGCCCTGAACTGGTGCGCCGCGCCGGGCTGGCCGCCGACCGCATCAGCGTCAACATCGAGCTGCCGTCCAGCGAGTCGCTCAAACGTCTCGCGCCGCAGAAGAGCAAGGAGGCGATTCTCGCCCCCATGAAGCTCATCGGCGCGGAGTCTGGTATGAGCCTCGTCGAGCGGCGCAAAAGCCGCAAAGCACCGCGATTCGCCCCCGCCGGGCAGAGTACGCAGATGATTATCGGCGCGAGTCCCGAAACCGACCTGCAAATCCTCCGCCTCTCTCAGGGGCTATACAGCCGGATGAACCTCAAGCGCGTCTACTACTCGGCCTTCGTGCCGGTCAACGAAGACAACCGCTTGCCGGTGCTCGCCGCACCGCCGCTCTTGCGCGAACATCGCCTCTACCAGGCCGACTGGCTCTTGCGCTTCTACGGCTTTTCGGCGGAGGAGATTCTCTCGGACGACGCGCCCAACCTCGACGAATCGTTCGATCCCAAAACCGCCTGGGCGCTGCGCAATCCCGGATTTTTCCCGGTCGAAGTCAACCGCGCCGACTACGCTACGCTGCTGCGCGTACCGGGCATCGGCGTCACCTCGGCGCGGCGCATCATTGCCGCCCGCCGCTTCGCGCCCATATCGCCCGAGGGGATGAAAAAGATCGGCGTGGTGATGAAGCGGGCGAGATATTTCATTACCTGTTCGGGAAGACCGTTCGAGAGAGTTGACCAGCAACCCGCCCGCCTCCGCCAGAGGCTCCTGCTTGGCGACGGCAGCGAACCGAAATTGCCGAGGCAACTCGTGTTGCCGGGGCTGGGGTGA
- a CDS encoding ATP-binding cassette domain-containing protein — translation MLQPTTDIAIQTDRLTRSFGSLVAVKELNLTVQSGEIFGLLGPNGAGKTTTIKMLTTMLPPSSGAATVAGHSILGDSIGVRKRIGYVSQMISADGALTGFENLLLFARIYGVPRRERARRIDEALAFMGLTDARDKLVRTYSGGMIRRLEIALSMLHRPEVLFLDEPTIGLDPAARLQVWKRLKELLETFGTTILLTTHDMEEAEKLCHRIAIMKEGVIAAEGSAEELKRQAGTESMNQVFIHFAGEFSDSKPNFRDINRARRTAKRLG, via the coding sequence ATGCTGCAACCAACAACCGACATCGCCATCCAGACCGACCGGCTGACCCGCTCGTTCGGGTCGCTTGTCGCTGTGAAGGAGCTGAATCTGACGGTACAGTCGGGCGAGATTTTCGGGCTGCTGGGGCCGAACGGGGCGGGCAAGACGACGACCATCAAGATGCTCACCACCATGCTGCCGCCGTCGAGCGGCGCGGCGACCGTCGCCGGGCACAGCATCCTCGGCGACAGCATCGGCGTGCGCAAGCGGATCGGCTACGTCTCGCAGATGATCTCGGCGGACGGGGCGCTGACCGGCTTCGAGAACCTCCTGCTCTTCGCCCGCATCTACGGCGTGCCGCGCCGCGAGCGCGCCCGACGCATCGACGAAGCGCTCGCCTTCATGGGCCTCACCGATGCGCGCGACAAGCTGGTGCGCACCTACTCGGGAGGCATGATCCGGCGGCTCGAAATCGCCCTCTCGATGCTTCATCGCCCCGAGGTACTCTTCCTCGACGAGCCGACCATCGGCCTCGACCCCGCCGCCCGCCTCCAGGTCTGGAAGCGGCTGAAGGAGCTGCTCGAAACCTTCGGCACCACGATTCTGCTCACCACGCACGACATGGAGGAGGCCGAGAAGTTGTGCCATCGCATCGCCATCATGAAGGAGGGAGTCATTGCCGCCGAGGGGTCGGCTGAGGAACTGAAGCGCCAGGCCGGGACGGAATCGATGAACCAGGTTTTCATTCACTTTGCAGGAGAGTTCAGTGACAGCAAGCCAAACTTCCGCGACATCAACCGCGCCCGCCGGACGGCCAAACGGCTGGGCTGA
- a CDS encoding SDR family oxidoreductase, translating to MTVKKISILGCGWLGLPLGRFLCGEGFAVKGSTTSDAKLTRLKEAGIEPFKIVVGEALEGDIASFLDSDILMLDIPPGRGDTVVEHHVGQISLLIDALADSPVRYVLFVSSTSVYPAAGREVVEHDAEDPEAADSLAGRALLYAEEMLRSESSFSTTVVRFGGLIGPGRNPAEFIQRMTEIANPAQPVNFIHLDDCIGIIASIIRQGEWDEVFNACAPLHPTRSEVYAAAAESHGLAALPEEQCSSTHFKIVNSGKLVTKLGYKFLHPDPLAMARGSN from the coding sequence ATCACTGTGAAAAAAATATCGATTCTCGGTTGCGGGTGGCTCGGATTGCCGCTCGGGCGTTTTCTCTGTGGCGAGGGCTTTGCCGTCAAAGGCTCCACGACGAGCGACGCGAAGCTCACCAGGCTGAAAGAGGCCGGTATCGAGCCGTTCAAAATCGTCGTCGGCGAAGCGCTCGAAGGCGACATCGCCTCCTTCCTCGACAGCGACATTCTCATGCTGGATATTCCGCCGGGACGTGGCGATACGGTGGTCGAGCATCATGTCGGCCAGATTTCGCTCCTGATCGACGCCCTCGCCGATTCGCCGGTGAGGTATGTGCTTTTCGTCAGCTCGACCTCGGTCTATCCCGCAGCCGGGCGTGAGGTGGTCGAACATGACGCCGAGGATCCCGAGGCTGCTGACTCGCTTGCGGGACGAGCCTTGCTCTACGCCGAGGAGATGCTGCGTTCGGAGTCCTCGTTCAGCACCACCGTGGTGCGTTTCGGCGGGCTGATCGGTCCCGGACGCAATCCGGCGGAGTTCATCCAGCGCATGACGGAGATCGCCAATCCCGCCCAGCCGGTGAACTTCATCCATCTCGACGACTGTATCGGCATCATTGCATCGATCATCCGGCAGGGTGAATGGGACGAAGTGTTCAACGCCTGCGCGCCGCTCCATCCGACGCGCAGCGAGGTCTATGCCGCCGCCGCCGAGAGTCATGGCCTCGCTGCGCTGCCGGAAGAGCAGTGCAGCAGCACTCACTTCAAGATTGTCAACAGCGGCAAGCTCGTCACGAAACTGGGTTACAAATTTCTCCACCCTGATCCGCTCGCCATGGCAAGGGGGAGCAATTGA
- a CDS encoding phytoene desaturase family protein, with the protein MELRDLHCIVIGAGIGGLAAGALLARRGVQVVVLEAQRYPGGCAATFAFGGYRFDAGATVGCGFHSGGPLDRLGRELGIAWPVRREPLAWQYRHGDLRLDLFSSRDSILARFPRSKFFWDEQARLARALWHLSADGLPWPVSGGRDLFGIAGKGLVSLPDSLRLLPFARQTAWEWLRRHELHDEPDFVRFIDAQLLISAQTTSRHANALSAAIALDLPVAGTWSVEGGIGTVARRLADSIERDGGAVLYGKRVTRLDTINREALGVETADGDALAADAIVANLTPDSFDLLEDFHPAGEPEAPTTCGWSAFMLYLGVDASLFEHAGADHLQIVASGGELGECRSLFVSASPASDAGRAPEGQRAVTVSTHTSPERWFEARRQGREAYEALKREYTDRALGLLREQLPESDGAIRSVTAATPCSWERWTGRRHGLVGGYPQTSLFGVRGPETKYKNLFLAGDSIFPGQSLPGVVTGARRTVELLSQRASKLRW; encoded by the coding sequence ATGGAACTTCGCGACCTGCACTGCATTGTCATCGGAGCCGGAATCGGCGGGCTTGCCGCCGGAGCGCTGCTTGCCCGCCGTGGCGTACAGGTGGTGGTGCTCGAAGCACAGCGCTATCCGGGCGGCTGCGCGGCCACCTTCGCGTTCGGCGGCTATCGCTTCGACGCGGGCGCGACGGTCGGGTGCGGATTCCACTCCGGCGGGCCGCTCGACCGGCTTGGCCGCGAACTCGGCATCGCCTGGCCGGTGCGCCGGGAGCCGCTCGCCTGGCAGTATCGCCACGGCGACCTTCGCCTCGATCTTTTCTCCTCGCGAGACTCGATTCTCGCCCGCTTCCCCCGTTCGAAGTTCTTTTGGGACGAACAGGCCCGCCTCGCTCGCGCGCTTTGGCATTTGTCCGCCGATGGCCTGCCGTGGCCTGTGTCCGGCGGTCGCGATCTTTTCGGCATCGCTGGCAAGGGGCTCGTGTCGCTGCCAGACTCCCTCCGGCTCCTGCCGTTCGCGCGACAAACCGCCTGGGAGTGGCTGCGTCGGCATGAGCTTCACGACGAGCCGGACTTCGTGCGTTTCATCGACGCGCAGCTCCTGATCTCCGCGCAGACCACCTCGCGCCACGCCAACGCGCTGAGCGCAGCTATCGCGCTCGACCTGCCGGTTGCGGGTACCTGGAGCGTCGAGGGCGGCATCGGCACGGTCGCCCGGCGGCTCGCCGACTCCATCGAGCGCGACGGCGGTGCGGTGCTGTACGGCAAGCGGGTGACGCGGCTCGACACGATCAATCGCGAAGCGCTCGGTGTCGAAACCGCCGATGGCGACGCGCTGGCCGCCGATGCGATAGTCGCCAATCTCACGCCCGACTCCTTCGATCTTCTCGAAGATTTCCATCCGGCGGGCGAACCGGAAGCGCCGACCACCTGCGGCTGGAGCGCCTTCATGCTCTATCTCGGCGTTGATGCGTCGCTCTTCGAGCACGCCGGAGCCGACCATCTCCAGATCGTCGCATCGGGTGGCGAGCTGGGTGAGTGCCGGAGCCTCTTCGTCTCGGCCTCTCCGGCCAGCGACGCCGGACGCGCGCCCGAAGGTCAACGCGCCGTCACTGTCTCCACGCATACCAGTCCGGAGCGCTGGTTCGAGGCGCGGCGGCAGGGGCGCGAAGCCTATGAAGCGCTGAAGCGGGAGTACACCGACCGGGCGCTCGGGCTGCTGCGCGAGCAGCTTCCGGAGAGCGACGGCGCGATCCGCTCGGTCACAGCCGCCACGCCATGCTCCTGGGAGCGGTGGACGGGTCGTCGCCACGGGCTGGTCGGCGGCTACCCGCAAACCTCGCTTTTCGGTGTGCGCGGGCCGGAGACGAAGTACAAGAATCTGTTCCTCGCCGGCGACTCCATTTTCCCAGGCCAGTCTCTGCCGGGAGTGGTCACCGGTGCGCGCCGGACGGTCGAGCTGCTGTCGCAGCGGGCGTCGAAACTGCGGTGGTGA
- a CDS encoding TIGR03915 family putative DNA repair protein, producing MNNYLYDGTPEGLVSAIASILDSGENPEETHLAVRQDTLFEEGLFLRTDSALAEALFERLRQRAPDAVYTLWYFMMAEADGLETSLLRYIALAFEHGDRVNGYLTHADVKGIVGTARKAGRELHRMKGLLRFEQLRDGTWLARMEPDCNVIQPLARHFSRRLRAQEWFIYDARRRSAAHWNGSDLSFGTLEQFSRPELSPEEQAVQQLWQTFFKTIAIPERKNPRLQKSNMPAKYWKYLTEKQGE from the coding sequence ATGAACAACTATCTCTACGACGGCACACCTGAAGGGCTGGTTTCGGCTATCGCCTCGATTCTCGACTCAGGTGAAAATCCCGAAGAGACACACCTCGCCGTCCGGCAGGATACGCTCTTCGAGGAGGGGTTGTTCCTGCGCACCGACTCCGCCCTTGCCGAAGCGCTCTTCGAGCGGCTCCGCCAGCGAGCGCCCGACGCCGTGTACACGCTGTGGTACTTCATGATGGCCGAAGCCGACGGGCTGGAGACGAGCCTGTTGCGCTACATCGCGCTCGCCTTCGAGCATGGCGACCGGGTCAACGGCTACCTGACGCACGCCGACGTGAAGGGGATTGTCGGCACGGCTCGCAAGGCTGGGCGGGAGCTGCACCGCATGAAGGGTCTCCTTCGCTTCGAGCAGCTTCGCGATGGCACCTGGCTGGCGCGGATGGAGCCGGACTGCAACGTCATCCAGCCGCTCGCCCGCCACTTCAGCCGTCGGCTCCGCGCGCAGGAGTGGTTCATCTACGACGCCCGCCGCCGAAGCGCCGCCCACTGGAATGGCAGCGATCTCAGCTTTGGTACCCTCGAACAGTTCTCCCGCCCCGAACTCTCCCCGGAGGAGCAGGCCGTGCAGCAGCTCTGGCAAACCTTCTTCAAAACCATCGCCATCCCCGAACGCAAAAACCCCCGCCTCCAGAAATCCAACATGCCCGCCAAGTACTGGAAATATCTCACCGAAAAGCAGGGGGAGTGA
- a CDS encoding MBL fold metallo-hydrolase, with translation MKLTILTDNHAAPGLACEHGFAALIETGGKRILFDTGQLTALDANCRALGIDMAGIDMIVLSHGHYDHTGNLADLLRIADPATLYLHPSALVKRYSIRNGQPKPIDMPESAKRAIDELPPERVRWVNEPLQLTGGVFLTGPVPRNTAFEDTGGPFFFDPEGQRPDPIQDDLSLWIEEPEGLTVLAGCCHSGIVNTLDYIESLTGPKPIARLIGGLHLSAASPERLERTIEALEKRDIQRLIPCHCTGQEAAKRFREKLPFPVEPGYAGMVVESGKG, from the coding sequence ATGAAACTCACCATTCTCACCGACAACCACGCCGCGCCTGGGCTTGCCTGCGAACACGGTTTCGCGGCTCTGATCGAAACCGGCGGCAAGCGGATTCTCTTCGACACCGGCCAGCTCACGGCGCTCGACGCCAACTGCCGCGCGCTCGGCATCGACATGGCGGGCATCGACATGATCGTGCTCAGCCACGGCCACTACGACCACACCGGCAACCTCGCCGACCTGCTCCGGATCGCAGACCCGGCAACGCTTTACCTCCACCCGTCGGCGCTCGTCAAGCGCTACAGCATCCGCAACGGCCAGCCCAAACCCATCGACATGCCCGAATCCGCGAAACGGGCGATTGACGAACTCCCGCCGGAGCGGGTGCGGTGGGTCAACGAGCCGCTCCAACTCACCGGCGGCGTCTTTCTGACCGGCCCGGTTCCCCGGAACACCGCTTTCGAGGACACCGGCGGCCCGTTCTTTTTCGACCCGGAAGGCCAGCGGCCCGACCCGATCCAGGACGACCTGTCGCTCTGGATCGAGGAGCCGGAGGGGCTGACCGTGCTGGCCGGATGCTGCCACTCCGGCATCGTCAACACGCTCGACTACATCGAAAGCCTTACCGGCCCGAAGCCAATCGCGCGGCTCATCGGCGGTCTCCACCTCTCGGCGGCAAGCCCGGAGCGCCTCGAACGCACCATCGAAGCGCTCGAAAAGCGCGACATCCAGCGGCTCATCCCCTGCCACTGCACCGGCCAAGAGGCCGCCAAGCGGTTCCGCGAAAAGTTGCCATTTCCGGTAGAGCCGGGATATGCGGGCATGGTGGTGGAGTCGGGAAAAGGGTGA
- a CDS encoding ABC transporter permease — translation MTASQTSATSTAPAGRPNGWADKFDPAGFLRDTAAIVATEIVKLRRDPSEILSRSIQPALWLLVFGQVFGRMRAIPTGDLDYFSFLAPGILAQSVLFIAIFYGINVIWEKDLGILQKLLASPAPRSALVFGKAVSAGMRAIAQAAIVYLMALVAGVNLNWSPLALGGVLVAIVLGAALFSTFSLMIACLVRSRERFMGIGQIMTMPLFFASNAIYPISIMPDWLKIVAHINPLSYQVDLLRALMVTGGASTFGIGTDFLMLIGMLIALIVVTSKLYPTIVR, via the coding sequence GTGACAGCAAGCCAAACTTCCGCGACATCAACCGCGCCCGCCGGACGGCCAAACGGCTGGGCTGACAAGTTCGACCCCGCCGGGTTCCTGCGCGACACGGCGGCCATCGTCGCCACCGAGATCGTCAAGCTGCGCCGCGACCCGTCGGAAATCCTCAGCCGCTCGATCCAGCCTGCGCTCTGGTTGCTGGTCTTCGGCCAGGTGTTCGGGCGAATGCGCGCCATCCCCACCGGCGACCTCGACTACTTCAGCTTCCTTGCGCCGGGCATCCTCGCGCAAAGCGTGCTCTTTATCGCGATCTTCTACGGCATCAACGTCATCTGGGAAAAAGACCTCGGCATTTTGCAGAAGCTGCTCGCCAGCCCCGCCCCGCGTAGCGCCCTCGTCTTCGGCAAGGCGGTCTCGGCGGGAATGCGCGCCATCGCGCAGGCGGCCATCGTCTATCTCATGGCGCTCGTCGCAGGCGTCAATCTGAACTGGTCGCCGCTGGCGCTCGGCGGCGTGCTGGTCGCCATCGTGCTCGGCGCGGCGCTCTTCTCGACCTTCTCGCTCATGATCGCCTGCCTGGTCCGGTCGCGCGAACGCTTCATGGGCATCGGCCAGATCATGACCATGCCGCTCTTCTTCGCCAGCAACGCCATCTACCCCATCTCGATCATGCCCGACTGGCTCAAAATCGTCGCCCACATCAACCCGCTCTCCTACCAGGTTGACCTCCTCCGCGCGTTGATGGTCACCGGCGGCGCGAGCACCTTCGGCATCGGGACGGATTTCTTGATGTTGATTGGAATGCTCATCGCGCTCATCGTCGTGACCTCGAAATTGTATCCGACGATTGTGAGGTAA
- a CDS encoding c-type cytochrome: MMKSAKAAMLAAAMIAMGASAHAAQTPSVALGEKLFNDPKLGGAAGTKSCASCHQDGAGIEFSYKKPNLPQIINMCITRGLNGTPLPLESVEMKSLILYHQSFR; encoded by the coding sequence ATGATGAAGTCAGCGAAAGCGGCGATGCTGGCCGCAGCGATGATCGCGATGGGCGCGAGCGCTCACGCGGCGCAAACGCCATCCGTGGCGCTTGGCGAGAAGCTGTTCAACGATCCGAAGCTTGGCGGCGCAGCCGGAACCAAGAGCTGCGCCAGTTGCCATCAGGACGGAGCGGGGATCGAATTTTCCTACAAGAAGCCCAATCTTCCCCAGATCATCAACATGTGCATCACTCGCGGCCTGAACGGCACTCCGCTGCCGCTGGAGTCGGTCGAGATGAAGTCTCTGATTCTGTACCATCAGTCGTTCAGGTAA
- a CDS encoding ATP-binding protein encodes MFNRRAVEEIEAWYQRNNRKPLVIRGARQTGKTTAVRLAASRLGVELIEINLERHPELDALFKAYKLDELLFNVSLISGKQIDRQSSVLLFLDEAQATPAAYSCLRYFYEEVPNLAVILTGSLLDQVLHDYTLPMPVGRIEHCFMGPLTFEEFLAATGESKALESISMLNLSNMHLVPQSLHDDLLAHVRRYILTGGMPYCVQTAIDTRFNHQEIIRYQTELLQTYKDDFSKYSGSQISLKLIAFFNGLISQTGQQFSHKLASEIAQSTSGDYRQLNNAIERFLEARLFYRVVHSGADSIPLGGETKIRISKFLFIDIGLLLAVQGIPPQSIMNSPLELTNRGIIAEQFVGQQLLYAKPSYVNPALYFWHPPKSELQAEIDFLFECGNRIYPVEVKSGVSGSIKSLHSYIIKKQAMDAIRISSGKPSVQLLTARSNKQEKPFTLIDLPFYLVNQLERLLKE; translated from the coding sequence ATGTTCAACCGCCGGGCAGTCGAGGAGATCGAGGCATGGTACCAGCGAAACAACCGTAAACCGCTGGTCATCCGTGGGGCGAGGCAAACAGGCAAAACCACCGCAGTCAGGCTTGCTGCAAGCCGTTTGGGCGTCGAGCTGATCGAGATCAACCTCGAACGGCATCCCGAACTCGACGCTTTGTTCAAAGCATACAAACTCGACGAGCTGCTTTTCAACGTTTCACTCATCAGCGGCAAACAGATCGACCGGCAAAGCAGCGTGCTCCTGTTTCTGGATGAAGCTCAGGCGACGCCGGCGGCTTATTCCTGCCTGAGATATTTTTATGAAGAAGTTCCAAACCTGGCGGTCATTTTGACCGGATCGCTGCTCGATCAGGTGCTTCATGACTATACTCTGCCCATGCCGGTCGGCAGAATCGAGCACTGCTTCATGGGGCCGCTGACCTTCGAGGAATTCCTTGCCGCTACCGGAGAATCCAAAGCGCTGGAGAGCATCAGCATGCTCAATCTGAGCAACATGCATCTCGTTCCCCAAAGCCTGCATGACGACCTGCTGGCGCATGTCCGACGATATATTCTCACTGGAGGAATGCCTTATTGCGTTCAAACGGCCATCGATACCCGTTTCAATCATCAGGAAATCATCAGATATCAAACAGAGCTTCTGCAAACCTACAAAGATGATTTCTCGAAATATTCCGGTTCGCAAATCTCGCTGAAACTCATTGCTTTTTTCAATGGGCTCATCAGTCAAACCGGACAACAATTTTCTCACAAACTTGCCTCTGAAATCGCGCAAAGCACGAGCGGCGATTACCGGCAGTTGAACAACGCTATCGAGCGTTTTCTCGAAGCCCGGCTGTTTTATCGCGTCGTCCATTCCGGCGCTGACAGCATTCCGTTAGGCGGCGAGACGAAAATCAGGATCAGCAAATTCCTGTTTATCGACATCGGTTTGTTGCTCGCAGTTCAGGGAATTCCGCCTCAGTCGATCATGAACTCGCCCCTTGAACTGACCAACCGGGGAATTATTGCTGAACAGTTTGTCGGTCAACAGTTACTGTATGCAAAACCATCCTATGTCAATCCTGCGCTCTACTTCTGGCATCCACCGAAATCGGAATTGCAAGCCGAAATCGATTTTCTTTTCGAATGCGGAAACAGGATTTATCCGGTCGAAGTCAAGTCGGGAGTTTCGGGAAGCATCAAATCACTGCACTCCTATATCATAAAAAAACAGGCCATGGACGCGATTCGGATCAGCTCCGGCAAACCGTCCGTTCAACTCCTTACCGCCAGATCAAACAAACAGGAAAAACCATTCACGCTGATCGATCTGCCGTTTTATCTGGTCAATCAGCTCGAACGGTTACTGAAAGAATAA
- a CDS encoding cysteine-rich CWC family protein, which yields MTHNDHSTESAPKTVVCPMCGEQFTCGMSTSCWCATRVVPDSVRRYLAERYETCVCSTCLDRLIAEAKGE from the coding sequence ATGACACACAACGACCATTCCACCGAAAGCGCGCCGAAAACCGTCGTTTGCCCCATGTGCGGCGAGCAATTCACCTGCGGCATGTCCACCTCATGCTGGTGCGCCACTCGCGTGGTGCCCGATTCGGTGCGCCGCTACCTCGCCGAACGCTACGAAACTTGCGTATGCAGCACCTGCCTCGACCGGCTGATCGCCGAGGCGAAGGGGGAGTGA